taaaatgaaatcaaacacaaatataaattcagttaataaataataaaaaaaaaaatatgataaaatattatatgaatTTAACATAATTCTAAATTAATTCAtctttctttatataatatttacgTAATCTgttatctatatttttatgatattcttTTGATAATCTCTTAAAGTTATTATTTTCAGCTAGATCCTTTGCAAAAAATAgggtttttttctttaaacttacaatctaaaaaaaaaaaaaaaaagacaatgtatatttttataaatatgcaAAAAATGCAAcactattatatatatatatatatgtattatttatttaatttaaatattttattcataaatataatcattttattttcttattattttccaaacatatttcttatttcttttcctttcttttattattattattattattttcttttttttttttttttcttacttTTTTTGAAATGTTTCTCTTTAATGTGTAGGGAATAAGtatattatgttttttaGAAAATGGTTCTTCAGAactttttatgaataaaaatttttttttttctttgtttatATCATAAATAGAAAACGCGATAAAAGAACAAGGTATTACTAATCCTCCAATAACTAAAGTTTTAAAAGCTTTATATCTACTATTTAATGAGTCAGGTCTTGTAATTTGATAATAAatatcattatatttataaaataataatttgtttatgcattttgtatttttataagcCCATAATATAGTTAAGAAAATTGAGAAATGATATAATTTTGGTTCATATACTAATTTTAAGGAAGAATAAAAACGTTTTCCTAAATCTATGAAAGgagatataaaattatataaaaatattttttcttttctctttttttcatctgataaagaaatattatcTTCAAAATATTCATCTATTTTACTATTTGaattaaatctttttttatattcttcttCAACATTTTCGTTGAATTTatcaaattttattttttcactTAGCAGGAAGCTTTCTTTATCCATATCACTAtattgtatataaaaaaaaacaaattttataaatatgtactgattttattttttttttattatttcttaaaattaaacatacttaaaagatatatatcacatttacaaaaaaaaaaagattcaaattgtaattttaaaattacataaaaaaaaagaaaaaaaaaatttaaatcacaaatataaatgaaaatgaagtatacctaaatatatatatatatatatatgtttaaaataattatatttaaacatGTAAATTATCTGGAAtacttattaaaattatgcttattaattcaaattaattataatattttatataaaaaattaaaattaaaatgattATATTGATTCTTTATTGTACACATATAATCAAGCtaaaaattatcaaattgacatatatttattctttttaatattttataaaagatcCTAGgtatacaaatatattttaacttttgagtttataaaaaaaaaaaaattgtgattaaatttataaaatcatacataataatgtaaaaaaaagttcTAAGAAATTAAATGTGctcttttttctctttttttttattctttcattttcttatgattcattattattatctatttaagatttataaaattatgacttcataaaaaatgtttCTAAGAAATTTAGATTTATAAGAATACAGAGTAGATAGAAATAAACTATATAAGTTTAAttgtatatattataaaattcaaaaatataaaacaaattttaaaagaagtaaaaaattaactaATTCATAGTTtcaatgaaaataaagaagataaagaaaattaaaaaagtagaataatatacatatatatataaatgtaaacttatgtataaatatttttttataatttttttataattttaattatattactaaaatttatttatgtaaactttttttttatgtaaatattcAGGAATGAATTAATGGTAggataattattattttatatgttatatttttttttttttttaatatactaCTTAATAAGTACAGGTATAATTGTTACACTtgcatattaattatttgGAATATATTTAATCATATATCTATCActgacttttttttttcttgtataCGCATGTATTTGTATTGAATCAAATACATATTTCTGTAttagtattattaataataataaaattcttGTTATTGTTGTTGTTCTTTTtgttcttattttttaagattAACACACAtataagaacaaaaaaaattatcacattttttttattgttatattttttatgtttgagcatttaataaaactaaaaataaaatgactGAAAATAGATCTAGAGACTatgattatttatataaaataatattgataGGCGATAGTGGAGTTGGAAAATCATGTATATTATTACGTTTTTCTGATGATCATTTTACTGAAAGTTATATAACAACAATAGGTGTAGATTTCAGATTTAGAACAATAAAAGTAGatgaaaaaattgtaaaattaCAAATATGGGATACAGCAGGACAAGAAAGATTTCGAACAATCACATCAGCATATTATAGAGGAGCTGAtggaataataataatttacgATACTACTGACagaaattcttttttacaTATTGATGAGTGGatgaatgaaataaataaatatactaaTGAAGACACTTGTAAATTATTAGTAGGAAATAAAGCTGATTGCAAAGAAGAAATTGAAATAACAACAAATGAAGGAGAAAATAAAGCAAAAGAATTAGGTATTCCATTTATTGAAACATCAGCAAAAGATGCGACAAATGTTGAATTAGCTTTTACTATGATAACAcaagaattaataaaaaaaaaaaaaaaaaattcaaattatGTCAAAAATAATCAAACAAAAGTTAAATTATCAACAGAAGAAAGGACACAAGGAAGTTTTTGTTCttgttaatttatatatatatatatataacatatatttttttttttttttccctataactttttctaattatatttttaatatttccttttactttttatttttatcattttttctctttcttttttcaaaatatttttttatatcactTACTTAAAGgatcaaaaatattttttgttattctttttattccTAAATATTATCCTTTCATTTATctttgaaaattattttttttctttttttctttttttttatttttacgattacataatatatagttatttttctattagtATCACcctattatttatatttacctTAGATTAATTTtagttatataaataatatattacttatctatattatattcatgtatatatatatatatatatatatatattattttttgtttgaatatatatataaactaatttttatgaatagaaataaatactattttattaatcattTGGAATATGAAAAACAATATGATAAGAAGCTATTATCCAAATACATATATCTCTATCTATCTATCTATCTATCTATCTATCTATCTATCTATCTATCTAtctatctatatatatatatgcatacactttttttttttgttgttactaaaataaaaaaagaatatactataacattaaaaaataagaattaacAAATAAACAATTcatactctttattaatgtatttgttaaagtaaaaattattaatatactAATACTGAGTATATACATCTTAAAGATACCAAAATAGATGAAATTATagaatgaaaatttttttttttttaaatttatgtaaaatttgtattta
The genomic region above belongs to Plasmodium relictum strain SGS1 genome assembly, chromosome: 10 and contains:
- the RAB1a gene encoding ras-related protein Rab-1A, putative — translated: MTENRSRDYDYLYKIILIGDSGVGKSCILLRFSDDHFTESYITTIGVDFRFRTIKVDEKIVKLQIWDTAGQERFRTITSAYYRGADGIIIIYDTTDRNSFLHIDEWMNEINKYTNEDTCKLLVGNKADCKEEIEITTNEGENKAKELGIPFIETSAKDATNVELAFTMITQELIKKKKKNSNYVKNNQTKVKLSTEERTQGSFCSC